GAAACTCCCCTAGATATGGTCAAAGGAGCCGTTGAATACGCTTACTCGTTCCGCAGCCTAGACGACGCCTACCGCTTAGAAGAAAGACTGCGGTTTCTCGAAGCTAGCAACCCCGACAAAATTCGGATTGCGATCGTCGGAGCCGGTTACTCGGGAGTAGAATTAGCTTGTAAATTAGCCGATCGACTCGGAGAAAAAGGTCGCGTCCGATTAGTCGAGCAAGGCGACACGATTTTGCGGACATCACCCGAGTTTAACCGCGAAGCCGCCAACAAAGCACTAGAACAACGCAAAGTCTGGATCGACTTAGAAACAGCAGTAGAGGCGATCGAATCCGACACCATATCCTTACTTTACAAAGGACAATTAGACGTTCTCCCCGTAGACATAGTATTGTGGACAGTAGGAACCCAAGTCAGTCAAGCAGTGCGATCGCTCCCCCTCAAACAAAACCACCGCGGTCAACTAATAGTTAACTCCCAGATGCAAATTATCGACCATCCAGACATATTTGCCTTGGGAGACTTAGCCGAATGTCACGACGCCACAGGTCAAAAAGTCCCATCCACAGCTCAAACAGCCTTCCAGCAAGCAGACTACACCGCCTGGAATATTTGGGCATCCCTGAGCGATCGACCATTACTACCTTTCCGGTACCAGCCGCTAGGAGAAATGATGACATTAGGAATTGACAACGCCACCCTCACAGGTTTAGGAATCAAACTCGACGGACAACTAGCACACATTGCTCGTCGCCTAGCCTATCTCTATCGAATGCCAACATTTGACCACCAACTAAAAGTTGGTTTCAATTGGATTAGTAAGCCAATTCAAGAACTACTGAAAAAGTAATAGATCAGAAGGCGAATAGAATTCGCGTGTATACAAACAATGTCCGCCTCCGCGGATTAAAAAAAATAACTTAATTCCATTCGCCCGGTCTTCTTCTTCTTCTTCTTCTTCTTCAACCTGCGGAGGCAGGTTTTGTTTGTGTAGACGCGAATTCCATTCGCCCGGTCTTCTGGTTAATCCTATTACGTTACACAGGTTTTGTTTGTGTACACGCGAATTCCATTCGCCCGGTCTTCTTCTTCTTCTTCTTCTTATTCTTCTTCTTCAACCTGCGGAGGCAGGTTTTGTTGGTGTAGACGCGAATTCCATTCGCCCGGTCTTTTGGTTAATCCTATTACGTTACACAGGTTTTGTTGGTGTAGACGCGAATTCCATTCGCCCGGTCTTTTGGTTAATCCTATTACGTTACATCCCGTACATTGCTCGTTGCCGAACTTCCTTCTTCCAACTAATGACAAAAATTATCTTTTTAGATGCCGCTGGTACACTCTTTGACGTGCGCGGCAGCGTCGGCGAAGTCTACGGACAACTAGCCCAAAAATTCGGAGTAACAGTTAATAGTGAAGAGTTAAATGCAGCATTTTACCAAAGCTTCGCCTCAGCAACTCCGATGACATTTCCAGGAATAGAAGCAGCAAAAATTACCCAGCTAGAATTTGAGTGGTGGCTAGAAGTTTCTGCAAAATCATTCCAAATAGCAGGCATTCTCCATCAATTTTCAGACTTTCCCAAATTTTTTGCCAAACTCTACGATCATTTTGCCACCGCCGAACCTTGGTTCGTCTATCCCGACGTATTCCCAGCATTAAATAAGTGGCAAAAACAAGGAATTGAATTAGCAGTAGTCTCAAATTTCGATTCGCGACTTTATCCAGTATTAAAAGCCCTCAACTTAGCAGAATATTTCAGATCAGTGACAATTTCCACCGAAGTAGGTGCCGCCAAACCCCAGCCGGAAATTTTCACCGCAGCGCTGCAAAAACACAACTGCACAGCCGAGAATGTCTTGCATATCGGCGATAGCTTCAAAGCAGATTATTGCGGTGCTAAATCCGCAGGCTTAAAAGCAATTTGGTTGAACCGACAACAGGAAAAAGTAGAGTCAGGTAAATTGCCTTTAACTGAAACCAAATTAGAACAGTGCAGCAGCCTTGATTATTTAACCTTTTAATCTGATAATGAGCAAGATGTAATATCATGTCCGGTCAATTACCCGCCAAAGGTTCGTAATGAGGACTTTAGTCCTTCTTATTCTGCGGACTAAAGTCCTCACTACAAACCAATATTACTATGGTCTTTCGAGCGAAAAGGTTCGTAGTGAGGACTTTAGTCCTTCTTATTCTGCGGACTAAAGTCCTCACTACAAACCAATGTTACTATGGTCTTTCGAGCGAAAAGGTTCGTAGTGAGGACTTTAGTCCTTCTTATTCTGCGGACTAAAGTCCTCACTACAAACCAATATTACTATGGTCTTTCGAGCGAAAAGGTTCGTAGTGAGGACTTTAGTCCTTCTTATTCTGCGGACTAAAGTCCTGAGGACTTTAGTCCTTCTTATTCTGCGGACTAAAGTCCTCACTACAAACCAATATTACTATGGTCTTTCGAGCGAAAAGGTTCGTAGTGAGGACTTTAGTCCTTCTTATTCTGCGGACTAAAGTCCTCACTACAAACCAATGTTACTATGGTCTTTCGAGCGGACATGATATAATATTTAGTCCCGTTAATTGACAGGACTTGATATCAAGTATGCAAATCACCTCGCCCAACCATGAAAAAAACCTCAATTCAAACTATACTAACAGACACAATCACCGTATTTTGGGGAGAATGGCTAGATTTGCGAGTCCGAATCTTGCCCATTGTCGCCGCTGGTTTAACATCGCCATTAATTTACATTCTAGCTTTTGGTTTTGGTTTGGGTTCTTCCATGTCTAAACCTGCAATTGGCGGCAATTATCTAGAATTTATGCTGCCGGGAATGGTTGCGCTTTCATCGATGACAGTCAGTTTTACTGGCGCAGTATTTTCTATTTGTGGCGAACGACTTTATAGTAAAACATTTGAGGAATTGCTGCTGATGCCGGTACACCCGTTAGCTTTGCACGCTGGTAAAATGCTAGCGGGAATATTGCGGGGACTACTAACTTCGGTTTCGGTGATTTTAGTTGCAGTTTTGTTTACTCAAAAGCTGGTATTTCTGCATCCGCTATTTTTGTTAGTGATTGTTCTCAATTCCGCTGTGTTTGCGGGGATGGGAGTGATAGTTGGTTTAAATGTAAAATCTCTCGAATCAGTTGGATTGTACAACAATTTTTTGATAACTCCGATGTCATTTTTAGGTGCGACATTTTTTGACCCTACGTCGCTACCGATCGCCCTCAAAGGCATAGTTTATCTGTTACCGCTGACTTATGCCAGCATTGGGTTGAGAGCGGCTGCTTACGATATCGCCAAGTTTCCTTGGTACAGCATACCTGTTTTGTTGGTGGCTGCGATCGCCTTTTCTGCGATCGGTGCCCGCCAGTTTTATACCCAACAAGACTGAAGTCAGTTGTCAGTTGTCAGTTGTCAATTGTCATTAGCCACAGTAGTCGTAGGGTGTGTCGCACGAGAAGAATCCCTAAATTTCACCCCATATCTCATAGCGACGCACCTTACATATTGGGTGGACAAAAAAACCTAAAAATTCTATTGCAGCAAACTTTTTTCTCCTAAATCATATCAGATAGATTCCGGTCAATCACTGGCGATTAAATTAGTAGAGTGAGGACTTTAGTCCTCGGAAAGAAGGACTAAAGTCCTCACTACAAACCAGGCCTCTCGAATTTAAAATAAGGCTTAAAAAATATTAGAAAGTAACTTATAGATCAAGCGAAATATCGCTGTTGCCCCGATCGCCCCCAACGCCGCCAACCATCCGACAAACAACACGCCTGCGATCGGAGAATTCGGATAAATCGTCACTGCGGTACGCAAAGCCGGGAAAAACCACAGCAAGGCCAAAGTACCCCCGCTAATAATCAGCATCTCAGTTTGTTCGATCGATCTGCGGTACTGGCCGAAAATCATCCCCCCGACAATCATCCCCAACAATCCGATGCTGACACTAGGAGACGGTAGCAAACTCGTCAGGGCGATCGCCAGCAACCCCCCTTCAAAACCCGTAAACGCAGCCCCACCCAAAACATCCCAAATTGAAAAAGCCTGTCTCGGCGCAGGTTGTAGGTTTCCCGGAGGAGCCGCCACCACAGGAGGCACAGGAGGCTGCTGAGTCGGTGGTGGTGGCTGAGTCTGTAGGGGAGGCGGAGTCGGTATTGTTGGAGGCTGCACGACCATCGTAGGCTGTTGAGAATTGTATTTCAGAGCCGCTTCTACCTCGGCGGCCGATTGATAGCGCTGGCTGGGAGCTGGTAACAACATTCGATCGAGAACTTCAGCCAAACGCGAACTTACCTGCACGCGCGATCGCCAATTCCACTCATTTTGATAACTATCAAACAACTCCGTCGGCTGCAAACCGCTGAGCAAAGTAATGCAAGTCACAGCCAAAGCATAAAAATCTGTTGCTGGATAAACTTCTTGTCCGCTCATTTGTTCTGGCGGAGCGTAACCCAAAGAATAAATACCAGTCGAAGCCTTAGAAGTGCCCGCAGTTTGCGTCACCTGTTTGACAGCCCCAAAATCTAATAAATAAAGCCGACCATTTTTACCCCGCATAATATTAGCAGGTTTAATATCCCGGTGAATCGAACCGCGAGAGTGGACAAAATCGAGAACTTTCAAAATTTCCCGCAGCACCTCCATCGTTTCAGATTCCGAAAACTTGCCTTTTATAGCAAGTTCCTCCTCCAAATTTTCACCATCAATAAATTCTTGAACCAGATAGAAAAACTGATCGTTTTTTTCCGGCTGCAAACTCGGAACAGTCAGCTCAAAAAACGCCAGCAAACTTGGAATTTGCGAATGTTCGTTTCCCAATTCTTCCAGCACCGCCGCTTCCCGTTCAAACAGAGTTTGAGCGATTTTTAGCTGTGCCGGAGTCAGATTGACCGACGGCTGCAAAAGTTTAGCAACGCACTGCCGCATCGCCGGAGTATAGCGGTCTCTGGCCAAAAATGCCGCCCCAAAACCGCCTTGACCCAACAACCTCACGGGCAAATAGCGACCGCTCAAAATTAGGGGCATTCCGCAGGTTTTGCAATACCTTTGCTGCACTGTTTTCAGCAGGGAACTGTCATCGAGGTCTGAAAAATAGTTTTGAGGGCGGGGGCAGCCCGGGCGGGTGCAGTAAACTTCCATTTTGGTTTGGTAATTGGGAATTTGTAATTTGGAATTGGAATTGGAAATTGGAATTGGGAATTGGGAATTGGGAATTTGTAATAGATAATTAGTAACTGGGATTGCTAGTTGCTAATGGTTTAATTCCTAATTCTGCGCGCTCAAACTTTCCTTTTATGCCAATTTCAGTTTATTTTACCCTCTTTAGCTAGTTTTGGTATTAGCTTTTGGCATCAAACAAGCCAATTACCGATTACCGATTACCGATTCCCCATTCCCAATTACCCATTCCCAACTTGCAAATTTTTCCCAGGGTTATCAAACCAGATTATAATGTCTCAACTAATGGCGAACTGAGCGCCTGCGGGCGATGTAACAGATTAACTTCCCGCAGAGTTGGGAGTTGCTATTTCTATGAGTCCTAAATCCAGGCCCGCAGGTTCTTTTTTCTCCGGGATGGCAGAATAAGTAGCAAAGGAAGGCAAAATTTCATTGCTGAAAGCCTCTGCTGCTTTAGAACGGTAGCGGTTGGGGTTGTAAATCAGCGATAAAATCCGAGTTACTAAAACTTCGTCCATCCGAGATTTGTGCAAAACGCCCATCATCAACTCTTTTTCGATCGCCGAAACCGACACAAAAGCAGCACCCAACCCAGACTGAACGGCATTTTTAATAGCTTCTATCGAGTTGAGCTCCATCTCGATTTTCAGGCGGCGGGTATCAATGCCGCAGCGAGTCAGTACCTGATCGATGACTTTGCGGATAGTAGACTGCGAATCCAAGGATATAAACTGCAATTTATAAAGGTCTTCTTTTTGAATGCTGTCTTGTTGTACCATCGGGTGAGAAGGCGGGAGAATTAGAGCCAGTTCGTCCTCAGCGTAAGGAACAATTACTAAAGCTTCTACAAGTTCGGTAGGGATTTCTCCGCCAACAATTGCTAAATCGATTTGCCCGTTGGCGACACTCCACGCCGTGCGCCTAGTCGAGTGCACGTGAAGCTGTACCGCCACATCCGGGTACTTTTGCCGAAACATCCCAATCATTCGCGGTAGCAAGTATGTCCCGGTTGTTTGAGAAGCGCCGACGATCAAAGTACCGCCTTGGAGATTTTGCAAGTCTTCGAGAGCTCGACAAGTTTCTTGACAAAGCGATAGAATTTTCTCGCCGTAACTCAGCAGCAGGTGTCCGGCTTCGGTCAGTTGAGCCCGCCGCCCCCCCCGATCGAACAGCGGCACGTCCAACTGTCTCTCTAGGTTTTGCACCTGCAAGCTAACTGCTGGCTGGGATACGTAGAGGCTGTCGGCGGCGCGTTTGAAGCTTCCTTCAGAGGCGATCGCCTTGAGAATGCGTAACTGGTCTAAAGTGAAAGGAAGGTCAGACATATATCTAAATTGTCAGTTGTCATTTGTCAGTTAACTGTTGACGGTTGACGGTTGACGGTTGACGGCAAACAGCAAACAGCGATCGATCGGCAAACAGTGAACAGTCAACAGCGAACAGCGAACAGTCAACAGTCAACAGCGAACAGCGAACAGCGAACAGTTAACTGACTGATAACCGCTGAATGCTCCTATAGATACTTTGTGACACAATTTGGCCACGAATCAATAACTTTTCTTAATATTTGCAATGACGATCGACTTAGCGCTTGACTCCCACTTAGTTATTCTCGGACTTTTATTTGGTTTTGCGATCGCCCACAGCGGTTTAGCAGCCCTGCGCCCGAAAGGTGAAAAGCTGATCGGGCCGAGACTTTACCGCGTTTTGTTTGCCCTTGTCAGTTTGCCGCTGGCGGTGATTTTGGTTGTCTACTTTTTCAACCACCGCTACGACGGCGTGCAGCTTTGGCAAGTACAGGGCGTGCCCGGAGTTAAACCAGTGGTTTGGATACTGTCGGCAATTTCCTTTCTGTTTCTGTACCCAGCAACCTTCAACCTTCTAGAAATTGCCGCCATCCAAAAGCCGGAAGTTCACCTCTACCAAGCCGGGATCATCCGCGTCACCCGTCACCCGCAAATGGTGGGACAGGTGATTTGGTGCGTGGCCCACACCCTCTGGATTGGCACTAGCTTTACCCTCGTCACTTCCATCGGTTTGATACTTCACCACCTATTCGGAGTGTGGCACGGCGACAGCCGGCTGCGGGCTCGTTTTGGCGAATCCTTTGAAACCATCAAATCTCAAACCTCAATTATTCCATTTTTGGCAATCCTGCAAAAGCGTCAAACCCTTGATTTGCTTGAGTTCCTGCGCCCTTCCTACCTAGGCGTAGTCATTTTTACAGGCCTGCTGTGGAAAATTCATCCTTTTCTGATGCGTGTCACTGCGAACATATACTGGTAGCATGATCCCTAGGATAGAAAAAAAATTATTAAATTTTGAGGGATCATGGTGTTGTCGGTTAGCGAACGCACTTTTGCACAAGAGGTATTTCAAGCCTCTACCCCCGTTTTAGTTCACTTTTGGGCACCTTGGTGCGGTTTGTGCCGCGCGCTCGACCCCACGCTTACGAATTTTGAGGCACAGTGGGCAGGAAAAGTCAAGCTCCTAGGGGTGAATGCCGATCAAAGTTTGAAGTTGGCAACGACTTACCGGCTGACAAGTCTGCCGACACTGATTTTGTTTGAGGGCGATCGAGTTCTATTTAGATTTGAAAATTATCAAGGACGCGAGGAACTGCGGCACACTCTGGATTCCTGGATGCTCGCAACTCAGAATTATCCCCGAACTCAACGCCTGCAACGGCAGGAAGCATTGAACAGGTAACATTTCAAAAGCATTGGGCTCTTGTTGAAAAAGCATTGGGAATTGCCAGTTTGTCGATCGGCCATCCCATCCAAAATAAATATCGCCGTCTTGGGATTTCAAGACGGCGATATTTGTCTATAGCGGTTCTCAAGCGTGGTGAGGATAGCCCTATGCCCTATGCCCTATGCCCTATGCCCCATGCCCTATGCCCTATGCCCTATGCCCCGGAGAGTACCTCATCTTTCTGAGACTCGGCTATATATATCTTTAGACATAGATTTAAAGCGAACTAGATCGATCGGGAAAATAGGCAGGAATTCTTAAGAATTGTCGATCGGCAATACTTAAGAATTGTAGGGAGTCTTACTGCCCAGTCGTGCAGGCTTGTGTCACAATTGTTTACAGTTTTCGCAATATCTAGTAGAAACTTTAAACTACCTATCAGTCATGGAACTGCTTTATCAATACGCTTGGCTGATTCCAGTCCTCCCACTGGCAGGCGCAATGCTAGTAGGTTTAGGCTTAATCACCTTTAACCAAGCAACCAACAAACTCCGACAAGCGAATGCGATTTTAATCCTTTCGACCCTCGGAGGAGCAACGGTAATGTCTTTCGCATTGCTGTGGAGTCAACTACAGGGCCACGAACCCTACACCCGAACCATTCAGTGGGCCTCTGCTGGGGACTTCTCGCTGAATATGGGCTATATCATCGACCCCCTCACGTCGGTAATGCTGGCGATCGTCACTACGGTCGCTTTTTTGGTGATGATTTACACCGACGGCTACATGGCACACGATGACGGGTACGTGCGATTTTACGCCTACCTGAGCATCTTCAGCGCCTCAATGCTAGGTCTAGTAATCAGCCCCAACATCGTTCAGATTTACATTTTCTGGGAACTGGTAGGTATGTGTTCGTACCTGCTAGTCGGCTTCTGGTACGATCGCAAACCCGCTGCTGACGCTTGCCAAAAAGCCTTCGTCACCAACCGCGTCGGCGACTTCGGCCTGTTGCTGGGCATCCTCGGCATTTACTGGGCCACCGGCAGCTTTGAATTTGAGGTGATGGGCGAACGCCTCCACTCTTTAGTCGAATCCGGCGCCCTTTCCGCCACTCTGGCGACAATCTTCGGCGTTTTGATATTTTTGGGCCCAGCAGCCAAATCGGCTCAGTTCCCCCTCCACGTCTGGCTCCCAGACGCCATGGAAGGCCCGACACCGATTTCTGCCTTAATCCACGCCGCCACGATGGTAGCCGCCGGCGTCTTTTTGATCGCTCGGATGTATCCAGTGTTTGAAGGCTTGCCAGTAGTCATGAATTTGATCGCCTGCACCGGCTGTTTTACAGCCTTCATGGGTGCTTCGATCGCAATTACCCAAAATGACATCAAAAAAGGCCTCGCCTACTCCACAATCTCCCAATTGGGCTACATGGTAATGGCAATGGGAGTCGGCGCCTACAGTGCCGGACTCTTCCACCTAATGACTCACGCTTACTTCAAAGCAATGCTGTTCCTGTGTTCGGGTTCAGTCATTCACGGCATGGAAGATGTCGTCGGGCACAACCCCGCCCTCGCTCAAGACATGAGAGTTATGGGTGGCTTGCGGAAATATATGCCGATTACCGCTACTTGCTTTTTAATCGGCAATTTAGCAATCTGCGGCATTCCGCCCTTTGCCGGTTTCTGGTCAAAAGACGAAATCCTCGCCCAAGCTTTTCAAGCAAATCCCGCTCTGTGGGCTGTGAGCTGGGTAACTGCGGGGATGACCGCGTTTTATATGTTTCGGATGTATTTCAGCACCTTTGAGGGCGAATTCCGGGGCAATAATAACGCCATCAAGCAACAACTCCTGCAACCGGGTCTAGTTTTCGGCCCCGGAGCGATGAACGTTAAGGAATTGGCACCAACTGGCGAAAGTCACGACGCACACGACCATTTTCCTCACGAATCTCCTCTGACAATGGCTCTACCGTTGGTATTGCTGGCTGTACCTTCTGTGTTTATCGGTTTTCTCGGTACGCCGTTTGCCAATTATTTCGAGCAGTTTGTCCGCGCGCCAGGGGAGTCTCTGGAAGAAGTTTTGGAACACGCCGCTAAGTTTGATTTGACGGAATTTCTAATCATGGGCGGCAGTTCTGTCGGTATTGCTTTGCTGGGCATTACCTTGGCTTCTCTGATGTATTTGAGCCGGAAAATTGATGCCGGTGCGATCGCCCAAAAAATCAAACCGCTCTATGAATTCTCCCTCAACAAGTGGTATCTCGACGATATCAACGAAGTTCTCTTCGTCAGAGGCAGCCGTCGTTTAGCGCGGCAAGTCATGGAAGTGGATTTGCGAGTTGTCGATGGTTTGGTCAACTTGACAGGGTTTCTCACCCTGGTAACAGGCGAAGCTTTGAAATACTTTGAAAACGGCCGCGCTCAATTTTATGCCCTGATTGTGTTTGTGGCAGTGTTGGGTTTTGCGATCGTTTCTGGAGTTGGTTAAATCGATCGGGACACGGCATTCCCGTGTCCTCCATTTAGGTAGGGAAATGACACCACCAATTAGATAATACGGCGGTTGAAACCGCGTCTACAAAAACGAAGTCCGCCGGACGCCGACTGAAGAAAATAAGGTGATTTTAACCACCGGTTCTTCAACCCGCGAAGGCGGGTTTTGTTTTTGTAGACGC
Above is a genomic segment from Microcoleus sp. bin38.metabat.b11b12b14.051 containing:
- a CDS encoding NAD(P)/FAD-dependent oxidoreductase; this translates as MTQQQPRICILGGGFGGLYTALRLSQLPFSKAEKPEIVLVDRRDRFLFVPLLYELLTGELQTWEIAPPFAELLENTGVRFCQGTVSGIDVESKRVQLHDGPEIPCDRLVLALGGETPLDMVKGAVEYAYSFRSLDDAYRLEERLRFLEASNPDKIRIAIVGAGYSGVELACKLADRLGEKGRVRLVEQGDTILRTSPEFNREAANKALEQRKVWIDLETAVEAIESDTISLLYKGQLDVLPVDIVLWTVGTQVSQAVRSLPLKQNHRGQLIVNSQMQIIDHPDIFALGDLAECHDATGQKVPSTAQTAFQQADYTAWNIWASLSDRPLLPFRYQPLGEMMTLGIDNATLTGLGIKLDGQLAHIARRLAYLYRMPTFDHQLKVGFNWISKPIQELLKK
- a CDS encoding HAD-IA family hydrolase, giving the protein MTKIIFLDAAGTLFDVRGSVGEVYGQLAQKFGVTVNSEELNAAFYQSFASATPMTFPGIEAAKITQLEFEWWLEVSAKSFQIAGILHQFSDFPKFFAKLYDHFATAEPWFVYPDVFPALNKWQKQGIELAVVSNFDSRLYPVLKALNLAEYFRSVTISTEVGAAKPQPEIFTAALQKHNCTAENVLHIGDSFKADYCGAKSAGLKAIWLNRQQEKVESGKLPLTETKLEQCSSLDYLTF
- a CDS encoding ABC transporter permease, which codes for MKKTSIQTILTDTITVFWGEWLDLRVRILPIVAAGLTSPLIYILAFGFGLGSSMSKPAIGGNYLEFMLPGMVALSSMTVSFTGAVFSICGERLYSKTFEELLLMPVHPLALHAGKMLAGILRGLLTSVSVILVAVLFTQKLVFLHPLFLLVIVLNSAVFAGMGVIVGLNVKSLESVGLYNNFLITPMSFLGATFFDPTSLPIALKGIVYLLPLTYASIGLRAAAYDIAKFPWYSIPVLLVAAIAFSAIGARQFYTQQD
- a CDS encoding serine/threonine-protein kinase, translated to MEVYCTRPGCPRPQNYFSDLDDSSLLKTVQQRYCKTCGMPLILSGRYLPVRLLGQGGFGAAFLARDRYTPAMRQCVAKLLQPSVNLTPAQLKIAQTLFEREAAVLEELGNEHSQIPSLLAFFELTVPSLQPEKNDQFFYLVQEFIDGENLEEELAIKGKFSESETMEVLREILKVLDFVHSRGSIHRDIKPANIMRGKNGRLYLLDFGAVKQVTQTAGTSKASTGIYSLGYAPPEQMSGQEVYPATDFYALAVTCITLLSGLQPTELFDSYQNEWNWRSRVQVSSRLAEVLDRMLLPAPSQRYQSAAEVEAALKYNSQQPTMVVQPPTIPTPPPLQTQPPPPTQQPPVPPVVAAPPGNLQPAPRQAFSIWDVLGGAAFTGFEGGLLAIALTSLLPSPSVSIGLLGMIVGGMIFGQYRRSIEQTEMLIISGGTLALLWFFPALRTAVTIYPNSPIAGVLFVGWLAALGAIGATAIFRLIYKLLSNIF
- a CDS encoding LysR family transcriptional regulator, translating into MSDLPFTLDQLRILKAIASEGSFKRAADSLYVSQPAVSLQVQNLERQLDVPLFDRGGRRAQLTEAGHLLLSYGEKILSLCQETCRALEDLQNLQGGTLIVGASQTTGTYLLPRMIGMFRQKYPDVAVQLHVHSTRRTAWSVANGQIDLAIVGGEIPTELVEALVIVPYAEDELALILPPSHPMVQQDSIQKEDLYKLQFISLDSQSTIRKVIDQVLTRCGIDTRRLKIEMELNSIEAIKNAVQSGLGAAFVSVSAIEKELMMGVLHKSRMDEVLVTRILSLIYNPNRYRSKAAEAFSNEILPSFATYSAIPEKKEPAGLDLGLIEIATPNSAGS
- a CDS encoding NnrU family protein, which produces MTIDLALDSHLVILGLLFGFAIAHSGLAALRPKGEKLIGPRLYRVLFALVSLPLAVILVVYFFNHRYDGVQLWQVQGVPGVKPVVWILSAISFLFLYPATFNLLEIAAIQKPEVHLYQAGIIRVTRHPQMVGQVIWCVAHTLWIGTSFTLVTSIGLILHHLFGVWHGDSRLRARFGESFETIKSQTSIIPFLAILQKRQTLDLLEFLRPSYLGVVIFTGLLWKIHPFLMRVTANIYW
- a CDS encoding thioredoxin domain-containing protein; this encodes MVLSVSERTFAQEVFQASTPVLVHFWAPWCGLCRALDPTLTNFEAQWAGKVKLLGVNADQSLKLATTYRLTSLPTLILFEGDRVLFRFENYQGREELRHTLDSWMLATQNYPRTQRLQRQEALNR
- a CDS encoding NAD(P)H-quinone oxidoreductase subunit 5; the protein is MELLYQYAWLIPVLPLAGAMLVGLGLITFNQATNKLRQANAILILSTLGGATVMSFALLWSQLQGHEPYTRTIQWASAGDFSLNMGYIIDPLTSVMLAIVTTVAFLVMIYTDGYMAHDDGYVRFYAYLSIFSASMLGLVISPNIVQIYIFWELVGMCSYLLVGFWYDRKPAADACQKAFVTNRVGDFGLLLGILGIYWATGSFEFEVMGERLHSLVESGALSATLATIFGVLIFLGPAAKSAQFPLHVWLPDAMEGPTPISALIHAATMVAAGVFLIARMYPVFEGLPVVMNLIACTGCFTAFMGASIAITQNDIKKGLAYSTISQLGYMVMAMGVGAYSAGLFHLMTHAYFKAMLFLCSGSVIHGMEDVVGHNPALAQDMRVMGGLRKYMPITATCFLIGNLAICGIPPFAGFWSKDEILAQAFQANPALWAVSWVTAGMTAFYMFRMYFSTFEGEFRGNNNAIKQQLLQPGLVFGPGAMNVKELAPTGESHDAHDHFPHESPLTMALPLVLLAVPSVFIGFLGTPFANYFEQFVRAPGESLEEVLEHAAKFDLTEFLIMGGSSVGIALLGITLASLMYLSRKIDAGAIAQKIKPLYEFSLNKWYLDDINEVLFVRGSRRLARQVMEVDLRVVDGLVNLTGFLTLVTGEALKYFENGRAQFYALIVFVAVLGFAIVSGVG